One genomic window of Caballeronia sp. SBC1 includes the following:
- a CDS encoding MFS transporter, with product MFSWYRQVSKGERYTFWACFGGWALDALDVQMFSLVIPAIIAEWGISKTQAGLVSGVTLVASALGGWICGAAADRYGRVKTLQVTVVFFSVFTLLSAFAQNYPQFIVLKALQGFGFGGEWAAGAVLMAETIRNEHRGKAMGAVQSAWAVGWAAAVLLYATVFSFMSPDIGWRVMFGIGILPALLIIYIRRNVKEPAAPARKEAVLKDGKERTPLLSIFAPDVIRMTLIGGVLGVGAHGGYSALTTWLPTYLKTERHLSVLSTGGYLAVIIAAFFFGCLAASQLLDRIGRRQTILLFSVCCVGTVIVYLFVPLSNHAMLALGFPLGFFAAGIPASMGALFNELYPRGTRGTGVGFCYNFGRVVSAGFPVMVGHLAAKYSLGFAIGVDAVFAYAIVAVSVMMLPETRGRTLAEDVPA from the coding sequence ATGTTTTCCTGGTACCGGCAGGTTTCTAAAGGTGAGCGATACACGTTCTGGGCGTGTTTCGGCGGTTGGGCGCTGGACGCTCTTGATGTCCAGATGTTCAGTCTCGTCATCCCCGCGATCATTGCGGAATGGGGTATCAGCAAGACCCAGGCAGGTCTCGTGAGCGGCGTCACGCTGGTGGCATCGGCACTCGGTGGATGGATCTGTGGTGCAGCGGCGGATCGGTACGGCCGCGTGAAAACCCTGCAGGTCACCGTAGTCTTTTTCTCCGTCTTCACGTTACTGTCTGCGTTCGCGCAGAACTATCCGCAGTTCATCGTGCTGAAAGCGCTACAGGGTTTTGGCTTCGGCGGCGAATGGGCAGCGGGCGCGGTGCTGATGGCCGAGACCATTCGCAATGAGCATCGCGGTAAGGCAATGGGCGCCGTACAAAGCGCATGGGCCGTCGGCTGGGCCGCCGCCGTGCTGCTCTATGCGACCGTGTTTTCGTTCATGTCGCCCGATATCGGCTGGCGGGTGATGTTCGGCATCGGTATCTTGCCTGCACTCCTGATCATCTACATTCGCCGCAATGTGAAGGAACCGGCTGCACCCGCGCGCAAGGAGGCGGTCCTGAAGGACGGGAAGGAACGCACGCCACTTCTGTCGATCTTCGCGCCCGACGTAATACGCATGACTCTCATCGGCGGCGTGCTGGGCGTGGGCGCACACGGCGGGTACTCGGCGCTGACGACCTGGCTGCCGACCTACCTGAAGACCGAGCGTCATCTTTCGGTGCTGAGTACCGGCGGCTATCTGGCGGTGATTATCGCGGCGTTTTTCTTCGGCTGTCTGGCCGCGTCGCAGTTGCTGGACCGGATCGGGCGACGCCAGACCATCCTGCTGTTTTCCGTGTGCTGCGTAGGGACGGTGATCGTGTACCTGTTCGTGCCGCTCTCCAATCACGCCATGCTAGCGCTCGGCTTCCCGCTCGGTTTCTTCGCTGCAGGCATTCCGGCCAGTATGGGCGCGCTGTTCAACGAACTCTATCCACGCGGCACGCGCGGTACCGGCGTAGGCTTTTGCTACAACTTCGGACGTGTCGTATCCGCCGGATTCCCCGTGATGGTGGGACATCTGGCCGCGAAGTATTCGCTCGGATTCGCGATCGGCGTGGACGCGGTCTTCGCTTATGCGATCGTCGCTGTCAGCGTGATGATGCTGCCGGAAACGCGCGGGCGCACGCTAGCCGAAGACGTTCCGGCATAG
- a CDS encoding DinB family protein — protein MQSLLKQHFDTFARYNAWANTRLFDAAALLSDADYRADRGAFFKSIHGTLNHLLVTDRVWMFRFTGEGDSPDRLDAILFEQLESLRDARETEDSRIVRYVTGLNDASLEGAITYRRVSTPEAITQPLAPALAHWFNHQTHHRGQVHALLTGLAGRAPELDLLFYQRLAEKGLA, from the coding sequence ATGCAGAGCCTGCTCAAACAGCACTTCGATACATTCGCACGCTACAACGCGTGGGCAAACACCCGCCTCTTCGATGCAGCCGCCCTCCTGAGCGACGCCGATTATCGAGCAGATCGCGGTGCGTTTTTCAAGTCGATACACGGCACGCTCAATCACTTGCTCGTGACCGACCGCGTATGGATGTTTCGTTTCACCGGCGAGGGCGATTCACCCGACCGGCTCGATGCGATCCTCTTCGAGCAGCTTGAGTCGCTGCGCGATGCGCGTGAAACGGAGGACTCGCGGATCGTGCGGTACGTAACGGGGCTTAACGATGCTTCCCTGGAAGGTGCGATCACGTACCGGCGCGTCTCCACGCCGGAAGCGATCACGCAACCTCTCGCGCCTGCGCTGGCGCATTGGTTTAATCACCAGACGCATCACCGTGGCCAGGTGCATGCGCTGTTGACCGGTCTGGCGGGACGAGCGCCGGAACTTGACTTGCTCTTTTACCAGCGTCTCGCGGAGAAGGGGCTTGCCTGA
- a CDS encoding GNAT family N-acetyltransferase, which yields MIEAIHVRPVVPSDFPAWKLLWDGYNAFYDRHGDTALPIEITRMTWSRFFDVYEPMHALVAESAGELVGLTHFLFHRSTIQLGPSCYLQDLFTAEAARGKGVGRKLIQEVYRYAQTSGVERVYWHTRETNTTAMQLYDKVAEKQGSVVYRKPL from the coding sequence ATGATTGAAGCCATTCACGTACGCCCCGTTGTGCCCTCCGATTTCCCCGCATGGAAGCTTCTCTGGGATGGCTATAACGCCTTTTATGACCGCCACGGCGACACGGCGTTGCCAATTGAAATCACGCGGATGACGTGGTCCCGTTTTTTCGATGTCTACGAGCCCATGCATGCACTGGTCGCGGAAAGCGCGGGAGAGTTAGTCGGTTTGACGCACTTTCTTTTTCATCGAAGCACGATCCAACTGGGCCCGAGTTGTTATCTGCAGGATCTGTTTACTGCGGAGGCTGCCAGAGGAAAAGGGGTTGGCCGCAAGCTGATCCAGGAGGTTTATCGGTACGCACAGACATCAGGTGTTGAACGCGTGTATTGGCACACGCGAGAGACCAACACCACGGCAATGCAACTCTACGATAAGGTCGCCGAGAAGCAAGGGTCCGTGGTCTATCGTAAGCCGCTATGA
- a CDS encoding GNAT family N-acetyltransferase: MTLGTTITRIPVLPPEVEELEALAACEGFNFMTRLVAEWRSGTNRFDKPGECLLGAFEGGRMIGMGGLTIDPYLSAGDVGRLRRVYVAPSVRRRGIGAALVDALLQHASGKFRLVRLSTDTQAGADFYARCGFSQVDENSATHAKVMVDVSPKSG, from the coding sequence ATGACACTTGGCACAACGATTACGCGGATCCCGGTGCTGCCGCCCGAGGTGGAAGAGCTTGAGGCTTTGGCTGCCTGCGAAGGCTTCAACTTCATGACTCGGTTAGTTGCCGAATGGCGAAGCGGCACGAACCGGTTCGACAAGCCCGGGGAGTGTTTGCTTGGAGCGTTCGAGGGCGGGCGCATGATCGGCATGGGCGGCCTGACGATCGACCCTTATCTTTCGGCGGGCGATGTCGGAAGGCTACGACGCGTGTATGTAGCCCCTTCTGTCCGGCGGCGCGGGATTGGAGCCGCGCTGGTCGATGCGCTTTTACAGCATGCATCAGGAAAGTTTCGGCTCGTCCGTTTGTCGACTGACACGCAAGCGGGCGCCGACTTCTACGCGCGATGCGGGTTTTCTCAAGTAGACGAGAACTCCGCTACGCACGCGAAGGTGATGGTGGATGTTTCTCCGAAAAGTGGGTAG
- a CDS encoding amidohydrolase: MTDSLVTGIDSHAHVFTRDLPLAPGRRYAPAYDSTLEHYRAMLASIGMSHGVLIQPSFLGFDNSYLLACLDAYPQQLRGVVMADPVNARGYIDDWHARGVVGIRANLIGAQLPDFTDQHWSALLSRMVALDWHLEMQIDAGRLHQVAPALLASGVRIVIDHFGRFDPALGISDPGFGYLVLLGQTRRVWLKVSAGYRVSAKPGDPEATLATSASAWSELLPAFGVDRLLWGTDWPHTQFEHVCNPRHALHDLYRLLTSESHRQAVLIDTPTELFHFS; the protein is encoded by the coding sequence ATGACTGATAGTCTGGTTACCGGGATAGATTCGCACGCCCACGTCTTCACGCGGGATCTGCCGCTCGCGCCAGGCCGGCGTTATGCACCGGCCTACGACTCGACGCTCGAGCACTACCGGGCCATGCTCGCGAGCATCGGGATGTCGCATGGCGTGCTGATCCAGCCCAGCTTCCTCGGCTTCGACAACAGCTATCTGCTCGCCTGTCTCGACGCGTACCCGCAGCAGTTGCGCGGCGTTGTCATGGCCGATCCGGTGAATGCTCGTGGTTACATCGACGACTGGCATGCGCGGGGTGTCGTGGGAATTCGCGCGAACCTGATCGGCGCTCAACTGCCCGATTTCACCGATCAACACTGGAGCGCGCTGCTCTCGCGCATGGTCGCGCTCGACTGGCACCTCGAAATGCAGATCGATGCGGGCCGCCTGCACCAAGTAGCGCCCGCGTTGCTGGCAAGCGGCGTGCGGATCGTGATCGATCATTTCGGGCGGTTCGATCCCGCGCTCGGCATCAGCGACCCCGGCTTCGGTTACCTGGTCTTGTTGGGCCAGACACGGCGCGTGTGGCTCAAGGTATCCGCAGGGTATCGGGTGAGCGCGAAACCCGGAGATCCCGAAGCGACATTAGCCACGAGCGCCAGCGCCTGGTCCGAACTGCTGCCAGCGTTCGGCGTCGACCGCTTGCTCTGGGGCACCGACTGGCCACATACCCAGTTCGAACACGTCTGCAATCCACGACACGCGCTGCACGACCTGTATCGGCTTCTCACCTCCGAGTCTCATCGACAGGCGGTGTTGATCGACACGCCCACAGAGCTGTTTCACTTTAGCTAA
- a CDS encoding methyl-accepting chemotaxis protein, translating into MFVLLVLVVGTCSFVSLGRANQALSGMYEHDLAGSTALTRSSELLLRCRSAKNRFESLTEDNKADAAAKQLATAHEYCNESQKQWDAFAALPVRGDAQALIADAAAKHAAMMQKGIMPEFDALEAKDFDAYKRIQMQFSSPLYNQFDQLSQPLLGYVSSRAQQRFEGAETTANIVNTVLVACALLALVIGVTVRITLTRLVVKPITAMAADFERIAGGDLRTPIIVESDNEIGQLQGALRRMQTELATTVRHIRHSAESITVAAGEIASGNTDLSARTEQQAASLQETAASMEQISGTVERNADNANQAATLAASASTIASHGSAVVNNVISTMADISQSSAKIADIITIIEGIAFQTNILALNAAVEAARAGEEGRGFAVVAGEVRNLAQRSSSAAKEIKALIDTSVERVSAGSGLVGEAGTTMTQITQAVQRVTDIMSEISAASGEQSRGISQVATAVTQMDEVTQQNAALVEEAAAAAQSLEDQAKSLKDALAIFSVSQ; encoded by the coding sequence GTGTTTGTCTTGTTGGTACTCGTTGTCGGAACCTGTTCTTTTGTTTCGCTGGGTCGCGCCAACCAGGCGTTAAGTGGCATGTACGAGCACGATCTGGCGGGCAGCACCGCGCTGACCCGCAGTTCCGAATTGCTGTTGCGTTGCCGCTCCGCGAAGAACCGGTTTGAATCACTGACCGAGGACAACAAGGCCGACGCCGCCGCAAAACAACTGGCTACGGCCCACGAATACTGCAATGAGTCGCAAAAGCAGTGGGATGCGTTCGCTGCGTTGCCGGTAAGGGGCGATGCGCAAGCGCTCATTGCGGATGCCGCCGCCAAGCATGCCGCGATGATGCAAAAAGGCATCATGCCGGAGTTCGACGCGCTCGAAGCGAAAGACTTTGACGCATACAAACGTATACAGATGCAGTTCAGCAGTCCGCTCTACAACCAGTTCGATCAGCTTTCGCAGCCGTTGCTCGGTTACGTATCGTCACGTGCCCAGCAGCGTTTCGAAGGAGCGGAAACGACCGCGAACATCGTGAATACGGTACTGGTTGCCTGCGCGCTGCTGGCGCTGGTGATCGGCGTCACCGTGAGGATTACGTTGACGCGTCTGGTCGTGAAGCCGATCACGGCGATGGCCGCAGACTTCGAGCGCATCGCCGGCGGCGATCTGCGCACGCCGATCATTGTGGAAAGCGACAACGAAATCGGCCAGTTGCAAGGCGCGTTGCGCCGCATGCAGACGGAGCTCGCGACAACGGTGCGGCACATTCGCCATTCAGCGGAATCGATTACTGTCGCGGCCGGCGAGATTGCGTCGGGCAACACCGACCTGTCGGCGCGCACCGAGCAGCAAGCTGCGTCGTTGCAGGAAACCGCGGCGAGCATGGAGCAGATCAGCGGCACCGTCGAGCGCAACGCCGACAACGCCAACCAGGCGGCCACGCTTGCGGCAAGTGCATCGACAATAGCGAGTCACGGGAGTGCGGTGGTCAACAACGTGATCTCGACCATGGCCGATATCTCGCAGAGTTCAGCGAAGATCGCGGACATCATTACGATCATTGAAGGAATCGCGTTCCAGACCAACATACTGGCGCTCAACGCGGCCGTGGAAGCCGCGCGTGCCGGCGAGGAAGGACGGGGCTTTGCGGTCGTGGCGGGCGAAGTGCGCAACCTCGCGCAACGTTCGTCGAGCGCGGCGAAAGAGATCAAGGCCTTGATCGATACATCGGTGGAGCGGGTGAGCGCGGGCTCGGGGCTCGTTGGAGAAGCGGGCACGACGATGACCCAGATCACGCAAGCCGTGCAGCGCGTGACCGACATCATGAGCGAGATCTCGGCGGCATCCGGCGAGCAGAGCCGGGGCATCAGCCAGGTCGCTACCGCCGTCACGCAGATGGACGAGGTCACGCAGCAGAACGCCGCGCTGGTGGAGGAGGCCGCGGCGGCCGCGCAATCGCTGGAAGATCAGGCGAAGTCGCTGAAAGACGCACTCGCGATTTTCAGCGTCAGCCAGTGA
- a CDS encoding GntR family transcriptional regulator, whose translation MQADTRLPRYQRLRDELASNIAARRWQPGDAIPTEQELAQSFDLAVGTVRKAIDLLVAEGLLERYQGRGTFVRRASFDGSLFRFFRFQSKSGERRIPTSQILKRSVVEAPAAVAAALRIAPGANVIQMARLRLIEDAPVLTEDIWLPLDRFAAFADLPLDSIGDLLYPVYEAKCNQVVASATETLTVEAASVKHAKLLGIEKGTPIVVIERLAYGYDRHPLEWRRSRGPASQFLYQSEIR comes from the coding sequence ATGCAAGCCGATACCCGACTCCCCCGATACCAACGCCTGCGCGATGAGCTTGCGTCGAACATAGCCGCACGCCGCTGGCAACCCGGCGACGCTATTCCCACCGAACAGGAACTTGCCCAGAGCTTTGATCTCGCCGTTGGAACCGTGCGCAAGGCGATCGACTTGCTGGTCGCCGAAGGACTGCTCGAACGTTATCAGGGGCGCGGCACGTTTGTCCGGCGCGCGAGCTTCGATGGCTCGCTGTTCCGGTTCTTCCGCTTTCAGAGCAAGTCTGGCGAACGGCGGATTCCAACGAGCCAGATTCTAAAACGCAGCGTGGTGGAGGCGCCGGCCGCTGTCGCTGCAGCGCTGCGGATCGCGCCCGGCGCCAACGTGATCCAGATGGCGCGGTTGCGCTTGATCGAGGACGCGCCAGTCCTGACTGAGGACATCTGGCTGCCGCTCGACCGTTTCGCAGCGTTCGCCGACCTGCCGCTCGACTCTATCGGCGACCTGCTTTATCCGGTGTACGAAGCGAAATGCAATCAGGTCGTGGCGTCGGCTACGGAAACCTTGACGGTCGAAGCAGCAAGCGTGAAGCACGCAAAGCTGCTTGGAATTGAGAAGGGCACGCCGATCGTGGTGATCGAACGGCTAGCCTATGGATACGACCGCCATCCGCTCGAATGGCGTCGCTCGCGCGGCCCCGCGAGCCAGTTCCTGTATCAGTCGGAAATCCGCTGA
- a CDS encoding GNAT family N-acetyltransferase — protein sequence MLVGIREATVEDAQAIATIHVDSWQAAYRGILPEVYLANLAVTQRREAWRRSIVAGRPRVLVAHCDADADAVETILGWVAFGDSRDADKDHRWAEVETLYIAPAFWRKGIGKRLIDAARHALLSAGYTDVALWVLLDNRRARAFYKRSGFVCDNSSRGVQLGGKWLTEIRYCCALSAI from the coding sequence ATGCTTGTTGGAATACGCGAGGCCACGGTCGAAGACGCGCAGGCTATTGCCACAATCCACGTTGACTCATGGCAGGCGGCTTATCGGGGAATCTTGCCCGAGGTCTATCTGGCCAATCTGGCTGTGACGCAGCGGAGGGAGGCATGGCGGAGGTCCATCGTCGCGGGAAGACCGCGGGTGCTGGTCGCTCATTGCGATGCCGACGCTGACGCCGTCGAAACGATTCTAGGCTGGGTCGCATTCGGCGACTCACGGGACGCGGACAAGGATCATCGCTGGGCCGAAGTAGAGACGCTTTACATCGCCCCGGCTTTCTGGCGCAAGGGCATCGGCAAGCGATTGATCGACGCTGCGCGCCACGCGCTGCTGTCCGCCGGATACACGGACGTCGCCCTGTGGGTCTTACTGGACAATCGTCGCGCGCGGGCCTTTTATAAGCGAAGCGGCTTTGTCTGCGACAACTCAAGCAGAGGCGTTCAACTCGGCGGCAAGTGGTTGACCGAGATTCGATACTGTTGCGCTCTCAGCGCGATCTGA